One region of Baekduia soli genomic DNA includes:
- a CDS encoding cupin domain-containing protein, whose product MIINHGRVDGQPSDQRGPTFTGQVWAEPLLSPTEGVAVNTVFFPPGARTHWHTHATGQILMVTHGAGFVRNDAGEGGPLRPGDVVWISPGERHWHGAGPDTYLTHIAISLGDADWQDAVDDADYDAARG is encoded by the coding sequence ATGATCATCAACCACGGACGCGTCGACGGCCAGCCGTCAGACCAGCGCGGGCCGACGTTCACCGGCCAGGTGTGGGCCGAGCCGCTGCTCTCGCCGACCGAGGGCGTGGCCGTCAACACGGTGTTCTTCCCGCCCGGCGCGCGGACGCACTGGCACACCCACGCCACGGGTCAGATCCTCATGGTCACCCACGGCGCGGGGTTCGTGCGCAACGACGCCGGCGAGGGCGGGCCGCTGCGGCCGGGCGACGTCGTGTGGATCTCGCCGGGCGAGCGCCACTGGCACGGTGCGGGGCCCGACACCTACCTCACGCACATCGCGATCTCGCTCGGGGACGCCGACTGGCAGGACGCCGTCGACGACGCCGACTACGACGCGGCGCGCGGCTGA
- a CDS encoding ArsR/SmtB family transcription factor, translating to MPADAQPTPPAGPPPIYRLKADFFRLLGHPARVRILELLRDGERNVGELQAALGLDSSGTSQHLTAMRRQGLLASRRAGTNVFYRVTDPRLFDLLEIAKQILTAQLEQTRELLGDLAGADAPAAPRRTGRR from the coding sequence GTGCCCGCCGACGCGCAGCCGACACCCCCCGCAGGCCCCCCGCCGATCTACCGGCTCAAGGCGGACTTCTTCCGCCTGCTCGGCCACCCGGCGCGGGTCCGGATCCTCGAGCTGCTGCGCGACGGCGAGCGCAACGTCGGCGAGCTGCAGGCCGCGCTCGGCCTGGACTCCAGCGGCACCTCGCAGCACCTGACCGCCATGCGCCGGCAGGGGCTGCTCGCGAGCCGGCGGGCCGGCACGAACGTGTTCTACCGCGTCACCGACCCGCGGCTCTTCGACCTGCTCGAGATCGCGAAGCAGATCCTCACGGCCCAGCTCGAGCAGACCCGCGAGCTGCTGGGCGACCTGGCCGGTGCCGACGCACCGGCCGCGCCGCGCCGCACCGGGCGTCGCTGA
- a CDS encoding hydantoinase B/oxoprolinase family protein — translation MSATQSTLPDFVREHDIDQVTLDIIENTLSNARYEMDRVLETTAVSPVIREQSDQFPLIADRHARMVIGQFGSAIPTIIEHSPYEVSDLRDGDVIALNDPYMCEGSVSHTPDMLLLRPIFFEDDLVGYASQWGNLIDVGGTAAGSMPISARSIYHEGVRMPPIKLYDQGKLNEEALRLFCHNTRAPKEVEADIKAIAAGTAAGAARVIELCERYGKETYLEACDAILDRTRSAVIELIRTYLPDEKRLSFEDFADDDGLGTGPIKLKMTMWRSGDTINVDWEGTDGQVPGSVNFYLNPEMFKMFVGVFLIMAFAPDVVFNDGYSDIINVNIPEGSVLKPEFPAPLGNRLTLMARHFDVFGAVFSKMLGLQFAVSGSYGTSPNFVYSGTDSKGENYQILEILYGGIPARPAGDGLDGHSWWPLFKAVPTEYLEKYYPLRVESYSVRTDSGGAGYHRGGHGVAKVYTFLEDGLITFQDDRARTHPWGVNGGMYGESSEKTLIRADGREWSLPSKVENVPVHKGDRLVFSTAGAGGLGDPLDREPERVAKDVRAGLVTVEAAREDYAVELGPDGEADAEKTAAAREAKRASREPRPDFDFGPLPEIGELRKEIAAERREFEAALANESDSG, via the coding sequence ATGAGCGCCACGCAGAGCACGTTGCCCGACTTCGTGCGCGAGCACGACATCGACCAGGTCACGCTCGACATCATCGAGAACACGCTGTCCAACGCGCGCTACGAGATGGACCGCGTGTTGGAGACGACGGCGGTCAGCCCGGTCATCCGCGAGCAGTCCGACCAGTTCCCGCTCATCGCCGACCGCCATGCGCGCATGGTCATCGGCCAGTTCGGCAGTGCGATCCCGACGATCATCGAGCACTCGCCGTACGAGGTCTCCGACCTGCGCGACGGCGACGTCATCGCGCTCAACGACCCCTACATGTGCGAGGGGTCGGTCTCCCATACGCCGGACATGCTGCTGCTGCGGCCGATCTTCTTCGAGGACGACCTCGTCGGCTACGCGTCGCAGTGGGGCAACCTCATCGACGTCGGCGGCACGGCCGCCGGCTCCATGCCGATCAGCGCGCGCAGCATCTACCACGAGGGCGTGCGCATGCCCCCGATCAAGCTCTACGACCAGGGCAAGCTCAACGAGGAGGCGCTGCGGCTGTTCTGCCACAACACGCGCGCCCCCAAGGAGGTCGAGGCCGACATCAAGGCCATCGCCGCCGGCACCGCGGCGGGTGCGGCGCGCGTCATCGAGCTGTGCGAGCGCTACGGCAAGGAGACCTACCTCGAGGCCTGCGACGCGATCCTGGACCGCACGCGCTCGGCCGTCATCGAGCTCATCCGGACCTACCTGCCCGACGAGAAGCGCCTCAGCTTCGAGGACTTCGCCGACGACGACGGGCTCGGCACCGGCCCGATCAAGCTCAAGATGACGATGTGGCGCTCCGGCGACACGATCAACGTCGACTGGGAGGGGACCGACGGGCAGGTGCCCGGGTCGGTCAACTTCTACCTCAACCCCGAGATGTTCAAGATGTTCGTCGGGGTGTTCCTCATCATGGCGTTCGCGCCCGACGTCGTCTTCAACGACGGCTACTCGGACATCATCAACGTCAACATTCCCGAAGGCTCGGTCCTCAAGCCCGAGTTCCCGGCCCCGCTGGGCAACCGGCTGACGCTGATGGCCCGCCACTTCGACGTCTTCGGGGCCGTGTTCTCCAAGATGCTCGGTCTCCAGTTCGCGGTGTCGGGCAGCTACGGCACCAGCCCGAACTTCGTGTACTCGGGCACCGACTCCAAGGGCGAGAACTACCAGATCCTCGAGATCCTCTACGGCGGCATCCCCGCCCGCCCGGCCGGTGACGGCCTCGACGGCCATTCCTGGTGGCCGCTGTTCAAGGCGGTCCCGACCGAGTATCTGGAGAAGTACTACCCGCTGCGCGTCGAGAGCTACTCCGTGCGCACGGACTCCGGCGGCGCGGGCTACCACCGCGGTGGCCACGGGGTGGCCAAGGTGTACACCTTCCTCGAGGACGGCCTGATCACCTTCCAGGACGACCGCGCCCGCACGCATCCGTGGGGCGTCAACGGCGGCATGTACGGCGAGAGCTCGGAGAAGACGCTCATCCGCGCCGACGGCCGCGAGTGGAGCCTGCCGTCCAAGGTCGAGAACGTGCCGGTCCACAAGGGCGACCGCCTCGTGTTCTCCACGGCGGGCGCCGGCGGCCTGGGCGATCCCCTGGACCGCGAGCCCGAGCGCGTGGCCAAGGACGTGCGCGCCGGCCTGGTGACCGTCGAGGCCGCGCGGGAGGACTACGCGGTCGAGCTCGGCCCCGACGGCGAGGCCGACGCCGAGAAGACGGCCGCCGCCCGCGAGGCCAAGCGCGCCTCGCGCGAGCCGCGGCCGGACTTCGACTTCGGCCCGCTGCCCGAGATCGGCGAGCTGCGCAAGGAGATCGCGGCCGAGCGGCGCGAGTTCGAGGCGGCGCTGGCCAACGAGTCCGACTCGGGGTGA
- a CDS encoding TIGR03617 family F420-dependent LLM class oxidoreductase — MPSPASGPALDATLRGVPIGESAAWAADAERLGFDGVVVTETNNDPFLPIALAAGATERVALGTGIALAFPRTPMEVAYTSWNLQELTGGRFVLGLGTQVRAHVERRFGVPWSHPARRMREYVLALRAIWTAWETGEALDFHGEFTSHTLMPPAFRPRPQPHGAPPVHLAAVRERMIEITGEVADGLLVHPLQSAEYLEQVVRPALLRGVQRAGRRPEDVAISVAQLAATTPDELEAARRRVAFYGSTPGYRQVLDLHGRSDLFEALHRLSRSGGWADMPALVDDETLRLFVAYGETPEALAADLRARTTGVDRIALHAGDAATPDTWAGVVGAMHAGR, encoded by the coding sequence ATGCCGTCGCCCGCTTCCGGCCCCGCCCTCGACGCGACGCTGCGAGGGGTCCCCATCGGCGAGAGCGCGGCGTGGGCCGCCGACGCCGAGCGCCTGGGCTTCGACGGCGTCGTGGTCACCGAGACCAACAACGACCCGTTCCTGCCGATCGCGCTGGCGGCCGGCGCCACGGAGCGCGTCGCGCTGGGCACGGGCATCGCCCTGGCCTTCCCGCGCACGCCCATGGAGGTCGCCTACACGTCGTGGAACCTCCAGGAGCTCACGGGCGGGCGGTTCGTGCTGGGCCTCGGGACGCAGGTCCGCGCGCACGTCGAGCGGCGCTTCGGCGTTCCGTGGTCGCACCCCGCCCGGCGCATGCGGGAGTACGTCCTGGCGCTGCGCGCGATCTGGACGGCGTGGGAGACCGGCGAGGCTCTGGACTTCCACGGCGAGTTCACCTCGCACACGCTCATGCCGCCCGCGTTCCGGCCGCGCCCCCAGCCCCACGGCGCTCCGCCCGTCCACCTGGCGGCCGTGCGCGAGCGGATGATCGAGATCACCGGCGAGGTCGCCGACGGCCTGCTCGTCCACCCGCTGCAGAGCGCGGAGTACCTCGAGCAGGTCGTGCGCCCGGCGCTGCTGCGCGGCGTGCAGCGCGCCGGCCGGCGTCCGGAGGACGTGGCGATCTCCGTGGCCCAGCTTGCGGCAACCACGCCCGACGAGCTCGAGGCGGCCCGCCGCCGCGTCGCGTTCTACGGCTCGACGCCCGGCTACCGCCAGGTGCTCGACCTCCACGGCCGCAGCGACCTGTTCGAGGCGCTGCATCGTCTGTCGCGCAGCGGCGGCTGGGCCGACATGCCCGCGCTCGTCGACGACGAGACGCTGCGCCTCTTCGTCGCCTACGGCGAGACGCCGGAGGCGCTCGCAGCCGACCTGCGCGCCCGCACCACGGGCGTGGACCGCATCGCGCTGCACGCGGGCGACGCGGCCACGCCGGACACCTGGGCCGGCGTCGTCGGCGCGATGCACGCGGGGCGCTGA